A single window of Methylocella tundrae DNA harbors:
- a CDS encoding formaldehyde-activating enzyme translates to MDRIIMRTGEALSAGGPPGTAAEPEVIIGELDGPVGTALATLTGDQVAGHTRVFALMNTNVMVRPVTLCVSKVSVTNSRYTSILMGTVQFAIANGVLDAVRAGYIPKEKANDLGIICSVWLAPSVIKDDNLDHKILFDIHRKGMTEAIRKAMANEPSIDWLLENQDKVVHKYYQLGLDGKI, encoded by the coding sequence ATGGACCGCATCATCATGCGAACCGGCGAGGCTCTTAGCGCTGGCGGTCCTCCTGGCACCGCAGCGGAGCCGGAGGTTATAATCGGGGAACTCGACGGGCCCGTTGGAACAGCGCTCGCCACTCTCACCGGCGACCAGGTAGCCGGGCACACGAGAGTATTCGCTCTCATGAATACAAATGTGATGGTGCGGCCGGTGACGCTTTGCGTCTCCAAGGTGTCCGTCACCAATTCCCGTTACACCAGCATTCTCATGGGGACTGTGCAGTTCGCTATCGCGAATGGAGTGCTCGACGCCGTTCGCGCCGGCTACATTCCAAAAGAGAAAGCCAATGATCTTGGCATCATCTGCTCAGTCTGGCTGGCGCCGTCAGTGATCAAGGACGACAATCTCGATCATAAGATCCTGTTCGACATTCACCGCAAAGGTATGACCGAAGCGATCAGAAAGGCGATGGCGAACGAACCCTCAATTGATTGGCTGCTGGAAAATCAGGACAAGGTGGTGCACAAATACTATCAGCTTGGACTTGACGGGAAGATCTGA
- a CDS encoding cytochrome b, whose protein sequence is MSDKTSSNYDQTTIFLHWMTAALVVVLWILGQTSDLVPRGPLRTGSWSLHVTLGFLLALVLMGRIIWRGGAGRRLPPADAGFLQFLAEATHYALYALLLAAVTLGIINAFVRGYDLFGVVSLPKLGDPALKKPITEWHELAANLVLAVALLHAAAALAHHYVLKDGVLLRMLPKREAASERRSDL, encoded by the coding sequence ATGTCGGATAAGACGAGCTCGAACTATGATCAGACCACCATTTTCCTGCATTGGATGACAGCGGCCTTGGTCGTCGTACTCTGGATTTTGGGACAGACCTCCGATCTCGTCCCCCGGGGTCCGCTGCGCACCGGGTCCTGGTCTCTTCACGTCACGCTCGGCTTTCTGCTCGCCCTTGTGCTCATGGGGCGCATCATATGGCGAGGCGGGGCCGGGCGCCGGCTGCCGCCCGCGGACGCGGGTTTTCTTCAGTTTCTGGCCGAGGCGACGCATTACGCGCTTTACGCCCTGCTGCTGGCCGCCGTGACCCTCGGCATTATCAACGCCTTCGTCCGGGGCTATGATCTTTTCGGCGTCGTAAGCCTGCCGAAGCTCGGCGATCCAGCCCTGAAGAAACCCATCACCGAATGGCACGAACTCGCGGCCAATCTCGTTCTCGCCGTCGCCCTTTTGCACGCGGCGGCGGCGCTGGCGCATCATTATGTCTTGAAGGACGGCGTTCTTTTGCGGATGCTGCCGAAACGCGAAGCCGCCTCCGAGCGCCGTTCGGACCTCTGA
- a CDS encoding DUF6111 family protein, with protein sequence MWRVILEPALLFGSPFVAYVLYLTLRRKYPFEVDHWTRGAVSTLALIGLVIAVAGVFLIGIFADRSQGPYIPAHIENGRIVPGRIQ encoded by the coding sequence ATGTGGCGCGTCATTCTTGAGCCTGCGCTCTTGTTCGGGTCTCCTTTCGTCGCCTATGTTCTTTATCTGACGCTGCGCCGGAAATATCCTTTCGAAGTCGATCACTGGACGCGCGGCGCCGTCTCGACCCTTGCGCTCATCGGCCTGGTTATCGCCGTGGCCGGCGTGTTCCTCATCGGCATCTTCGCAGATCGCAGCCAGGGTCCGTACATACCCGCCCATATCGAAAATGGCCGCATCGTGCCGGGACGCATTCAATGA
- a CDS encoding CU044_2847 family protein: MSARMIVDLAEGNIVLFGGAPEPGMPDAGLTNGFSRASAETFQAALGTIGALVKTVEASIEAMPKKPEGIEIEFGATLSQDCDLWIVSPDSAPEFKIRLSWGKNG, translated from the coding sequence ATGTCAGCGCGTATGATCGTGGATTTGGCCGAGGGGAATATCGTTCTTTTCGGCGGCGCTCCCGAGCCGGGAATGCCTGACGCCGGCCTGACGAACGGCTTTTCAAGGGCGAGCGCCGAGACTTTTCAGGCAGCGCTCGGCACGATCGGCGCGCTGGTCAAGACAGTTGAAGCCTCGATCGAGGCCATGCCGAAAAAACCGGAAGGAATCGAAATCGAGTTTGGCGCCACTCTCAGCCAGGACTGCGATTTGTGGATCGTCTCGCCCGATTCCGCGCCGGAGTTCAAAATCAGGCTGTCCTGGGGCAAGAACGGCTGA
- a CDS encoding CCA tRNA nucleotidyltransferase has translation MNGDAPPTDGAASEALAALLRNPSLDRIFEAIDFGGEETRLVGGAVRNALLGRPVHEIDLATTAAPETTAERASAAGIRVIPTGVEHGTLTLLVGGETFEVTSLREDVETDGRRATVRFGRDFRADALRRDFTINALFLAKDGRIFDYVGGLDDIRARRLRFIGEPAQRIREDYLRILRFFRFSADFTEGPLDPAGLVAAMRERSGLARLSRERVRAELLKLLAARRAAEAAQEMCDAGLLGPLIASAPNPARLRRMAATEDAGPPDPLLRLAALCVELPEDADRLGQSLRLSNAERQRLERAARLLIPLHAREAPPGEDELRRLLFLNGRQAAADAVMLAAIRAPDLAQWVPAKHFLRETQEPRLPFSGADLLAHGFARGPAIGEALDLLQTRWIAAGFPDDASVLAQMLDEVVKGSR, from the coding sequence ATGAATGGGGATGCGCCGCCGACCGACGGGGCCGCATCCGAGGCGCTGGCGGCGCTGCTGAGAAATCCCTCGCTCGACCGCATCTTCGAAGCCATCGACTTTGGCGGCGAGGAGACCCGCCTCGTCGGCGGCGCGGTGCGCAATGCGCTGCTCGGCCGTCCGGTGCATGAAATCGACCTCGCCACCACTGCCGCGCCGGAGACGACGGCGGAGCGGGCGAGCGCGGCCGGCATTCGCGTCATCCCGACGGGCGTCGAACATGGCACGCTCACGCTGCTCGTCGGCGGCGAGACATTCGAGGTGACAAGCCTTCGCGAAGACGTCGAGACCGACGGGCGCCGCGCCACCGTGCGCTTCGGCCGCGATTTCCGGGCCGACGCCCTGCGCCGTGACTTCACGATCAACGCTTTATTTCTCGCTAAGGACGGCCGGATCTTCGATTATGTCGGCGGCCTCGACGACATCAGAGCGCGAAGGCTGCGCTTCATCGGCGAACCGGCGCAGCGCATCCGCGAGGACTATCTGCGCATCCTGCGCTTTTTTCGTTTTTCGGCGGATTTCACCGAAGGTCCGCTTGATCCCGCGGGGCTCGTCGCGGCGATGCGCGAGCGCTCGGGGCTCGCTCGCCTCTCGCGCGAAAGAGTGCGGGCAGAGCTCTTGAAGCTGCTTGCCGCGCGGCGCGCAGCCGAGGCGGCGCAGGAGATGTGCGACGCCGGGCTGCTCGGGCCGCTCATCGCCTCCGCGCCGAATCCCGCGCGGCTGCGGCGGATGGCGGCGACCGAGGACGCCGGCCCGCCCGACCCTCTGCTGCGCCTCGCCGCGCTTTGCGTCGAATTGCCGGAAGACGCCGATCGCCTTGGACAAAGCCTTCGCCTCTCGAACGCCGAGCGGCAGCGCCTTGAGCGCGCGGCCCGCCTCCTGATCCCGCTGCACGCCCGCGAGGCGCCCCCCGGCGAGGACGAATTGCGCCGGCTGCTTTTTCTCAACGGCCGGCAGGCCGCGGCGGACGCCGTCATGCTCGCCGCCATTCGCGCGCCGGACCTCGCGCAGTGGGTCCCCGCCAAGCACTTTTTGCGCGAAACTCAGGAGCCGCGCCTGCCCTTTTCCGGCGCCGACCTTCTCGCGCATGGCTTCGCCCGCGGGCCGGCCATAGGCGAAGCGCTGGACCTTCTGCAAACACGCTGGATCGCGGCGGGATTTCCGGACGATGCGTCCGTCCTCGCGCAAATGCTCGACGAGGTCGTCAAAGGCTCCCGCTGA
- a CDS encoding SDR family oxidoreductase — MTDRSNRGISPTALVTGGGRRIGLRISQRLARAGYAVILHCSPPSASEVEHEAARIAAEGGKAAALSADLSEAEATDRLIAAASALFGPLALLVNNASIFEDDSAKSFDVERFDRHFAVNLRAPCILARDFAAQARAGADAAVVNIVDQRVFNLTPEFFSYTLSKAALWAATQTMAQSFAPNVRVNAVGPGPVLPNSMEGEAGFRREVASVLLRRAVDPDDIADAVLYLAKARNVTGQMIAVDAGQHLSWRTPDIVL; from the coding sequence ATGACCGACCGATCGAACCGAGGAATTTCGCCGACGGCGCTTGTCACCGGAGGCGGCAGGCGGATTGGCTTGCGAATATCGCAGCGCCTCGCGCGCGCGGGCTATGCCGTGATTCTCCATTGCAGCCCCCCGTCGGCAAGCGAGGTCGAGCATGAGGCGGCGCGCATCGCGGCGGAGGGAGGCAAGGCCGCCGCGCTGAGCGCCGATCTGTCGGAAGCGGAGGCGACTGATCGCCTGATCGCGGCGGCGAGCGCGTTGTTCGGGCCGCTGGCGCTCCTCGTCAACAACGCCTCCATTTTCGAAGATGATTCCGCCAAAAGTTTCGACGTCGAGCGATTCGACAGGCATTTTGCCGTCAATCTGCGGGCGCCTTGCATTTTGGCCCGTGATTTCGCCGCGCAGGCGCGCGCCGGCGCCGACGCCGCGGTGGTCAACATCGTCGATCAGCGCGTTTTCAACCTGACGCCGGAGTTTTTCTCCTACACCTTGAGCAAGGCGGCGCTCTGGGCCGCGACCCAGACGATGGCGCAATCCTTCGCGCCGAATGTCCGGGTCAACGCCGTGGGGCCCGGCCCGGTGCTGCCGAATAGCATGGAGGGAGAGGCTGGCTTCCGGCGCGAGGTGGCGAGCGTGCTCCTGCGCCGCGCCGTCGATCCCGACGACATCGCCGACGCCGTTCTTTATCTGGCGAAAGCGCGCAATGTCACCGGCCAGATGATCGCTGTCGACGCCGGGCAGCATCTCTCCTGGCGGACGCCCGATATCGTGCTTTAA
- the groL gene encoding chaperonin GroEL (60 kDa chaperone family; promotes refolding of misfolded polypeptides especially under stressful conditions; forms two stacked rings of heptamers to form a barrel-shaped 14mer; ends can be capped by GroES; misfolded proteins enter the barrel where they are refolded when GroES binds) → MAAKDVRFSSDARDRMLRGIDILANAVKVTLGPKGRNVVIEKSFGAPRITKDGVTVAKEIELSDKFENLGAQLIREVASKQNDAAGDGTTTATILAASIVREGTKAVAAGLNPMDLKRGIDIAVAAVVADLKANSKKVTSNEEIAQVGTISANGDKSVGEMISTAMQKVGNEGVITVEEAKSLETELDVVEGMQFDRGYLSPYFITNAEKMIAELEDPYILVHEKKLSSLQALLPVLEAVVQSGKPLVIIAEDVEGEALATLVVNKLRGGLKVAAVKAPGFGDRRKAMLEDIAILTNGTLISEEIGIKLENVTLQMLGRAKRIRIDKESTTIIDGSGAKADIEARIAQIKAQIAETTSDYDREKLQERLAKLAGGVAVIRVGGASEVEVKEKKDRVDDALNATRAAVEEGVLPGGGVALLRAIKALEGLTVENADQKTGVDIVRKAVQTPARQIVDNSGADGAVVVGKLMENASYGYGYNAQTGEYGDLVKLGIIDPTKVVRTALQDAASVGGLLITTEAIIAEQPKKDAPAMPGGGGMGGMGGMDF, encoded by the coding sequence ATGGCAGCAAAAGACGTCCGCTTTTCGTCCGACGCCCGCGACCGGATGTTGCGCGGCATCGACATTCTCGCCAATGCGGTCAAGGTAACGCTCGGCCCGAAAGGCCGCAATGTGGTCATCGAAAAATCCTTCGGCGCCCCCCGCATCACCAAGGACGGCGTGACCGTCGCCAAGGAAATCGAGCTTTCCGACAAGTTCGAGAACCTCGGCGCCCAGCTGATCCGCGAAGTCGCCTCCAAGCAGAATGACGCCGCGGGCGATGGCACGACGACCGCGACCATTCTCGCCGCCTCGATCGTACGCGAAGGCACCAAGGCGGTCGCCGCCGGCCTCAACCCGATGGATCTGAAGCGCGGCATCGATATCGCCGTCGCCGCCGTTGTCGCCGATCTCAAGGCCAATTCAAAGAAGGTCACCTCGAACGAAGAGATCGCTCAGGTCGGGACGATTTCCGCCAATGGCGACAAATCGGTCGGCGAGATGATCTCGACGGCGATGCAGAAGGTCGGCAATGAGGGCGTCATCACCGTCGAGGAGGCAAAGAGCCTCGAGACCGAGCTCGACGTCGTCGAAGGCATGCAGTTCGACCGCGGCTATCTCTCGCCCTATTTCATCACCAACGCCGAGAAGATGATCGCCGAGCTCGAGGATCCCTACATCCTCGTTCACGAGAAGAAGCTGTCTTCTCTCCAGGCTCTGCTGCCCGTCCTCGAGGCGGTCGTGCAGTCCGGCAAGCCGCTCGTCATCATCGCTGAGGACGTGGAAGGCGAAGCGCTTGCGACCCTCGTCGTCAACAAGCTGCGCGGCGGCCTCAAGGTCGCGGCCGTGAAGGCGCCCGGCTTCGGCGACCGCCGCAAGGCCATGCTCGAGGACATCGCGATCCTGACCAACGGGACGCTGATCTCGGAAGAAATCGGCATCAAGCTCGAGAACGTCACGCTTCAGATGCTCGGCCGCGCCAAGCGGATCCGCATCGACAAGGAATCGACGACGATCATCGACGGTTCGGGCGCCAAGGCCGACATCGAAGCCCGCATCGCTCAGATCAAGGCCCAGATCGCCGAGACGACCTCGGACTATGACCGCGAGAAGCTGCAGGAGCGCCTTGCCAAGCTCGCCGGCGGCGTCGCGGTGATCCGCGTCGGCGGCGCGTCGGAAGTCGAAGTCAAGGAAAAGAAGGACCGCGTCGACGACGCCCTCAACGCCACCCGCGCGGCGGTCGAGGAAGGCGTTCTGCCCGGCGGCGGCGTCGCGCTTCTGCGCGCCATCAAGGCGCTCGAAGGCCTCACCGTAGAGAATGCCGATCAGAAGACCGGCGTCGATATCGTCCGCAAGGCGGTTCAGACCCCGGCTCGCCAGATCGTCGACAATTCGGGCGCCGATGGCGCGGTGGTGGTCGGCAAGCTGATGGAGAACGCCTCGTACGGTTACGGCTACAACGCCCAGACCGGCGAATATGGCGATCTCGTCAAGCTCGGCATCATCGACCCGACCAAGGTCGTGCGCACGGCCCTGCAGGACGCGGCCTCCGTCGGCGGTCTCCTCATCACCACCGAGGCGATCATCGCCGAGCAGCCGAAGAAGGACGCCCCCGCTATGCCCGGCGGCGGCGGCATGGGCGGCATGGGCGGCATGGATTTCTGA
- a CDS encoding integration host factor subunit alpha produces the protein MRQASEPQSDAAVNRRTATRAALLDAVYASCPALSRAQAREIFEMALEEIAEALVRGECVKLRSFGMFAVRSKRERIGRNPRTGVEAPIKSRRVLTFKPSPVLSACVNGLSPEEAKKAEE, from the coding sequence GTGCGACAGGCGTCGGAGCCGCAATCGGATGCGGCCGTCAATCGGAGAACGGCGACGCGGGCGGCCCTTCTGGACGCGGTTTACGCCTCGTGTCCGGCGCTTTCGCGCGCGCAGGCGAGAGAGATCTTTGAAATGGCCCTTGAGGAAATCGCCGAAGCGCTGGTGCGCGGAGAATGCGTCAAGCTTCGATCCTTCGGCATGTTCGCTGTCCGCTCTAAACGCGAGCGCATCGGCAGAAACCCGCGCACCGGCGTCGAGGCGCCGATCAAATCGCGCCGCGTTCTCACCTTCAAACCGTCGCCGGTGCTGTCGGCCTGCGTCAACGGCCTCTCTCCCGAAGAAGCCAAAAAAGCGGAGGAATGA
- the groES gene encoding co-chaperone GroES has translation MSFRPLHDRVVVRRLEGEEKTKGGIIIPDTAKEKPQEGEIIAVGPGGRDDSGKLTPLDVKAGDKVLFGKWSGTEVKIDGQDLLIMKESDILGVVA, from the coding sequence ATGAGCTTTCGTCCTTTGCACGACCGCGTCGTGGTCAGACGTCTCGAAGGTGAGGAAAAGACCAAGGGCGGGATCATCATTCCCGACACCGCCAAGGAGAAGCCGCAGGAAGGCGAAATCATCGCCGTCGGCCCGGGCGGCCGCGACGACAGCGGCAAGCTGACCCCCCTCGACGTGAAGGCCGGCGACAAGGTGCTGTTCGGCAAATGGTCGGGCACAGAGGTCAAGATCGACGGGCAGGACCTGCTCATCATGAAGGAAAGCGACATCCTCGGCGTCGTCGCCTGA
- a CDS encoding VIT1/CCC1 transporter family protein, translating into MVRLHAERHLVNRIGWLRAAVLGANDGIISTASLMVGVAAAASSSSEVLVAGVAGMIAGAMSMAAGEYVSVSSQSDTERADLARERQELAENPKFETNELAQIYVERGLEPALARQVAVQLMAKDALGAHARDELGISEAITARPIQAALTSAATFSVGAALPVIAALAAPRPFLMQAVFATSLAFLALLGALGAKAGGADIIKPTIRVAFWGAFAMALTAGIGALIGKAV; encoded by the coding sequence GTGGTTCGTCTCCATGCCGAAAGGCACCTCGTCAACCGCATCGGCTGGCTGCGCGCCGCCGTTCTTGGCGCCAATGACGGGATTATCTCGACCGCCAGCCTGATGGTCGGCGTCGCGGCCGCCGCGAGTTCATCGAGCGAGGTCCTGGTCGCAGGCGTTGCCGGCATGATCGCGGGCGCCATGTCCATGGCCGCGGGCGAATATGTCTCCGTCAGCTCGCAATCCGATACCGAACGCGCCGATCTAGCGCGTGAGCGGCAGGAACTCGCGGAGAACCCGAAGTTCGAGACAAATGAGCTGGCGCAGATTTATGTCGAACGCGGCCTTGAGCCGGCGCTCGCCCGTCAGGTCGCCGTGCAGCTCATGGCGAAGGACGCGCTCGGCGCGCATGCGCGCGACGAACTCGGGATCTCCGAAGCGATCACGGCGCGCCCGATTCAGGCGGCGCTGACCTCCGCTGCGACGTTTTCCGTCGGCGCCGCCCTGCCGGTCATCGCGGCGCTGGCCGCTCCCCGGCCTTTTCTCATGCAGGCGGTGTTTGCGACGTCCCTGGCGTTTCTCGCCCTGCTTGGCGCGCTCGGAGCGAAAGCAGGGGGCGCCGACATCATCAAGCCGACGATTCGCGTCGCTTTCTGGGGCGCGTTTGCAATGGCGCTGACCGCCGGCATCGGAGCCCTCATCGGCAAAGCAGTCTAG
- a CDS encoding ABC transporter ATP-binding protein/permease, whose protein sequence is MHFLAAVVAVFSLATALIGTMHGDATILLLAATGFICAYTTYKAPKISSFLQIFAAIFAIETVIFGVVFMIAQVGFWPASLEDYVLPESLPLTVAIFAILVYGISFIPVVQSMTRIGDRYFDSNGDTRAQIWPLPSFGVKERKLAIAMIVFLVVINQTQVGIQVRLSFFSRDWFNAIQNKDQAAFWSQLFTVFTPWAFTYIASAILEFIVASTLIIRWRRWLTENYVGRWLDSHTHYRMSLEGGLADNPDQRISEDVNRFINGGQEGYGIYTFSILLISNLSSLVSFAIVLWSLSANFTLPYTAIAVPGFLFWVALIYAGFGTWITHLIGRSLVPLSFARQRYEADFRFSLARLREYAEQVALLSGEDSEKRSLRERFNTIIGNYFQIVAVRKNLIGFTASYGQLSPIIPYIVAAPFYFAGKITLGVMTQTARAFGSVNDALTFFVTYYVSLADFKAVLDRLISFDASIEAAQKRPGLKPAPQAAVDARQHIHLEDVTLHLPDGRVIVKDANVRLSPAESTLLTGPSGSGKSTLFRAISGIWPHGDGSVTAPADTRVMLLPQKPYIPNGPLRGAVTYPAAPETYGEEAIRSALLAAQLPELVDKLDVDDNWGQRLSGGEQQRISIARALLAKPDWLFLDEATASMDETLEARIYEILFEHLPATTIISIGHRSSLIDMHDRHIEMRSDDDGVFTPSEKPALVKRDVSLSPGF, encoded by the coding sequence ATGCATTTTCTCGCCGCCGTCGTCGCCGTTTTCTCGCTCGCAACCGCTTTGATCGGAACAATGCACGGGGACGCGACCATTCTGCTCCTCGCCGCAACGGGCTTCATCTGCGCCTATACCACCTACAAAGCGCCCAAGATCTCCAGCTTTTTGCAGATTTTCGCCGCGATCTTCGCCATTGAGACGGTCATCTTCGGCGTCGTCTTCATGATCGCGCAAGTCGGCTTCTGGCCGGCCTCGCTCGAAGACTACGTTCTGCCGGAAAGCCTGCCGCTCACCGTCGCGATTTTCGCCATTCTCGTTTACGGCATCTCCTTCATTCCCGTCGTGCAGTCGATGACCCGCATCGGCGATCGCTATTTCGATTCGAACGGGGACACGAGAGCGCAGATCTGGCCGCTGCCCTCGTTTGGGGTCAAAGAGCGCAAGCTGGCCATTGCGATGATCGTTTTTCTCGTCGTCATCAATCAGACCCAGGTCGGCATACAGGTCCGGCTTTCCTTCTTCTCGCGCGACTGGTTCAACGCCATTCAGAACAAGGACCAAGCCGCCTTCTGGTCGCAACTCTTCACTGTATTCACTCCGTGGGCCTTCACCTACATCGCCTCCGCCATCCTGGAGTTCATCGTCGCCTCGACGCTGATCATCCGCTGGCGGCGCTGGCTGACGGAGAATTACGTCGGCCGCTGGCTGGACAGCCACACCCATTACCGGATGTCGCTCGAGGGCGGCCTCGCCGACAACCCCGACCAGCGCATATCGGAGGACGTCAACCGCTTCATCAACGGCGGCCAGGAAGGCTACGGCATCTATACCTTCTCGATCCTTTTGATCTCGAACCTCAGTTCGCTGGTTTCCTTCGCGATCGTGCTTTGGTCTCTTTCCGCGAATTTCACCTTGCCTTACACGGCGATCGCGGTGCCAGGATTCCTGTTCTGGGTCGCTTTGATCTATGCCGGTTTCGGCACCTGGATCACCCATCTCATCGGCCGCTCGCTGGTGCCGCTCTCTTTCGCCAGGCAGCGTTACGAAGCCGATTTCCGCTTTTCGCTGGCAAGATTGCGCGAATATGCCGAACAGGTCGCGCTGCTCTCGGGAGAAGATTCCGAAAAGCGCTCTCTGCGGGAACGTTTCAACACGATCATCGGCAATTATTTTCAGATCGTCGCCGTCCGCAAGAATCTGATCGGCTTTACCGCCTCTTACGGCCAGTTAAGCCCGATCATCCCCTATATCGTCGCGGCGCCCTTCTATTTTGCCGGCAAGATCACCCTCGGCGTCATGACCCAGACCGCGCGCGCTTTTGGCAGCGTCAACGACGCCTTGACCTTCTTCGTGACCTATTATGTCTCTCTCGCCGACTTCAAAGCCGTTCTCGACCGTCTGATCTCGTTCGACGCTTCGATCGAGGCAGCGCAGAAGCGCCCCGGCCTAAAACCCGCGCCGCAAGCCGCCGTCGATGCGCGCCAGCACATCCACCTCGAGGACGTAACGCTGCACCTTCCAGATGGCCGCGTCATCGTCAAGGACGCCAATGTCCGTCTCTCGCCGGCCGAGTCGACGCTTCTCACGGGACCGTCGGGCTCCGGCAAATCGACATTGTTCCGCGCGATCTCCGGCATATGGCCGCACGGCGACGGCTCCGTCACGGCGCCCGCCGACACTCGGGTGATGCTGCTGCCCCAAAAGCCATACATTCCAAATGGCCCGCTGCGCGGGGCCGTCACCTATCCGGCGGCGCCCGAGACCTATGGCGAGGAAGCGATCCGCAGCGCGCTTCTCGCCGCGCAGCTGCCTGAACTGGTCGACAAGCTTGACGTCGACGACAATTGGGGCCAGCGCCTTTCCGGCGGCGAACAGCAGCGCATTTCCATCGCCCGCGCTCTCCTTGCAAAACCGGACTGGCTCTTCCTCGACGAGGCGACCGCTTCCATGGACGAGACGCTTGAGGCGAGGATCTATGAGATTCTCTTCGAGCATCTACCCGCGACGACCATTATCTCGATCGGACATCGCTCAAGCCTCATCGACATGCACGACCGGCATATCGAGATGCGGAGCGACGACGATGGCGTGTTTACGCCCTCCGAGAAACCCGCTTTGGTCAAAAGAGACGTTTCCCTGTCTCCCGGCTTTTGA
- the hisG gene encoding ATP phosphoribosyltransferase, with product MSETLVLAIPSKGRLQENAAAFFARAGLEIVQGRGARDYRGSLAGLKNVEIAFLSASDIVAQLASGNVHLGVTGEDLVRETIADADEKVALLTPLGFGGANVVVAVPRAWIDVKTMSDLEDVAASFRARRGERMRVATKYVNLTRRFFAKMHVADYRIVESSGATEGAPAAGQAELIVDITTTGATLAANALKILDDGIILRSQANLVASLSADWSPPARENARVILSRIAAEEEARTTREVSTVLANPFPSLIADAEALFAARPRFRAADGRLTLNCPTDKVAPLADWLIAHGADHVGVATLDYVFSATNPLYEKLVGRLG from the coding sequence ATGAGCGAAACCCTCGTTCTCGCTATCCCCTCCAAGGGACGCCTGCAGGAAAACGCCGCCGCCTTCTTTGCGCGGGCGGGGCTTGAGATCGTGCAAGGGCGCGGCGCGCGCGACTATCGCGGTTCGCTCGCGGGCCTGAAAAACGTCGAGATCGCGTTCTTATCGGCCTCCGACATTGTTGCGCAGCTCGCGAGCGGCAATGTCCATCTTGGCGTCACAGGGGAGGATCTCGTCCGCGAAACGATCGCCGACGCCGATGAAAAGGTGGCGCTTTTGACGCCGCTCGGATTTGGCGGCGCGAATGTCGTCGTCGCCGTCCCGCGCGCATGGATCGACGTCAAGACCATGTCCGACCTCGAAGACGTCGCGGCGAGCTTTCGGGCAAGGCGCGGCGAGCGCATGCGCGTCGCCACCAAATACGTCAATCTGACGCGGCGCTTTTTCGCGAAGATGCATGTCGCCGATTATCGCATCGTGGAAAGTTCGGGCGCGACGGAAGGGGCTCCCGCCGCCGGGCAGGCCGAACTCATCGTCGACATCACGACGACGGGGGCGACGCTCGCCGCCAATGCGCTGAAAATTCTCGACGATGGGATCATTTTGCGTTCGCAGGCCAATCTCGTCGCCTCGCTGAGCGCGGACTGGAGCCCGCCGGCGCGGGAGAATGCGCGCGTCATACTTTCGCGCATCGCGGCGGAGGAGGAAGCGCGCACGACGCGGGAAGTCTCGACCGTACTCGCCAACCCATTCCCATCCCTGATCGCGGACGCCGAGGCGCTTTTCGCCGCGCGCCCGCGCTTTCGCGCGGCGGACGGACGCCTGACGCTGAATTGCCCGACCGACAAGGTCGCGCCGCTCGCCGACTGGCTCATCGCTCATGGCGCCGATCATGTGGGCGTCGCAACGCTCGACTATGTTTTTTCAGCAACCAATCCGCTCTACGAGAAACTTGTCGGGCGGCTTGGCTGA